A region from the Aegilops tauschii subsp. strangulata cultivar AL8/78 chromosome 5, Aet v6.0, whole genome shotgun sequence genome encodes:
- the LOC109763251 gene encoding acyl-[acyl-carrier-protein] desaturase 4, chloroplastic, whose translation MSMLKCFPQGLAMPAQAHPTWCRSRAAARAGRWACKVTATANFEDTVTGMPAQEQAEAEVVRSLGLSGWVEEQLLPLLTPVDDAWQPSDLLPCFSLSAAGLSAEQQPSMMMTTEELQAQASGVPDDVLVCLVGNMVTEEALPTYMCMGNRVAGYRDDTGCSDLPWARWIRGWTAEENRHGDLLNRYLYLSGRVDMRQVERTVHHLLRNGMQMLRPSSPYHNAIYGSFQERATFISHAHTAKQAARHGDRCLAKICGVVAADEKRHETAYTKVAAKVFELDPDGMVQALAAVLRDKITMPGQLMTDGRDADLFEHFSAVAQRTGVYTARDYGDMVEHFVRRWKVADLGGGQLSGEGRRAQEYVCGLPRKIRRVEELAHDRVIKAAKEPEFARFSWVFDRPVCIRSLI comes from the exons ATGAGCATGCTCAAGTGTTTCCCGCAAGGTCTCGCCATGCCGGCACAGGCGCATCCAACCTG GTGTAGGAGCCGGGCTGCGGCGAGAGCTGGGAGATGGGCCTGCAAGGTCACCGCGACAGCTAATTTCGAGGACACGGTGACGGGGATGCCGGCGCAAGAGcaggcggaggcggaggtggtgcgGAGTCTGGGCCTGAGCGGCTGGGTGGAGGAACAGCTGCTGCCGCTGCTCACCCCGGTGGACGACGCGTGGCAGCCCAGCGACCTGCTCCCCTGCTTTTCCCTCTCTGCAGCTGGCCTCTCCGCCGAGCAGCAGCCGtcgatgatgatgacgacggaGGAGCTGCAGGCCCAAGCCTCCGGCGTTCCGGACGATGTGCTGGTGTGCCTGGTGGGCAACATGGTAACGGAGGAGGCGCTGCCGACGTACATGTGCATGGGCAACCGGGTTGCGGGCTACCGCGACGACACAGGCTGCAGCGACCTGCCCTGGGCGCGCTGGATCCGCGGTTGGACGGCCGAGGAGAACCGCCACGGCGACCTCCTCAACCGCTACCTCTACCTCTCCGGCCGCGTCGACATGCGCCAGGTCGAGCGGACCGTCCACCACCTCCTCCGCAATGGCATGCAGATGCTCAGGCCGTCCAGCCCCTACCACAATGCAATCTATGGTTCCTTCCAGGAGCGCGCGACCTTCATCTCTCACGCCCACACCGCCAAGCAAGCTGCGCGCCACGGCGACCGCTGCCTCGCTAAGATCTGCGGCGTTGTCGCCGCCGACGAGAAGCGCCACGAGACGGCCTACACCAAGGTGGCCGCCAAGGTCTTCGAGCTCGACCCGGACGGAATGGTGCAGGCGCTGGCCGCCGTGCTGCGGGACAAGATCACCATGCCCGGCCAGCTCATGACCGACGGCCGCGACGCCGACTTGTTCGAGCACTTCTCGGCGGTCGCGCAGCGCACCGGGGTGTACACGGCAAGAGACTACGGCGACATGGTGGAGCACTTCGTGCGTAGGTGGAAGGTGGCGGACCTCGGCGGGGGGCAGCTGtccggggaggggcggcgcgcgCAGGAGTACGTGTGCGGGCTGCCGCGCAAGATCCGGCGggtggaggagctggcccacgaccgcGTGATCAAAGCCGCAAAAGAGCCCGAGTTCGCAAGGTTCAGCTGGGTCTTCGACAGGCCAGTCTGCATCAGGAGCCTGATCTAG
- the LOC141022871 gene encoding uncharacterized protein: MCTLVAETRIGSDHVPLILASGEDRIKRNLHFYFETGWFEVDGFIPLLIARWEQAMAAAGRPRGPMDIWISAAGVLRGFLRGWGANHGSETKHAREAIIDEIKSLDAQADARTFSEAEWAYRYALKNQVLSILREEEEYWRRWGGIKWITKGDANTGYFHAFANGRKWKCSILRLQSEQGVMVSQAEISAHIYGFFLNLLGTAEEKHLRLRADFWRDDARVT; this comes from the coding sequence ATGTGCACGCTGGTCGCGGAAACTCGCATCGGGTCGGACCATGTCCCGCTTATCTTGGCCTCAGGGGAGGACAGGATCAAGCGCAACCTGCATTTCTACTTCGAGACTGGTTGGTTTGAGGTAGATGGGTTCATCCCCCTTCTCATCGCTCGCTGGGAGCAAGCGATGGCTGCGGCTGGCCGTCCCAGGGGACCAATGGATATATGGATCTCGGCGGCCGGTGTGCTGCGTGGTTTCCTCCGTGGGTGGGGTGCAAACCATGGTAGCGAAACAAAGCATGCTAGGGAAGCTATTATTGATGAAATCAAATCCCTCGACGCTCAAGCAGACGCTAGAACCTTTTCGGAAGCGGAGTGGGCTTACCGCTACGCTCTCAAAAATCAGGTGCTCTCCATCCTCAGGGAAGAGGAGGAATACTGGCGCCGTTGGGGCGGCATCAAGTGGATTACCAAGGGCGATGCTAATACGGGTTATTTCCACGCCTTCGCCAATGGGCGCAAATGGAAATGCTCGATTTTGAGGCTCCAATCCGAGCAAGGGGTGATGGTCAGCCAAGCGGAGATCTCGGCCCACATTTATGGTTTCTTCCTCAACCTGTTGGGAACAGCTGAGGAGAAACACTTGCGCCTTCGCGCGGACTTTTGGAGGGACGACGCTCGTGTTACTTAA